One part of the Candidatus Bathyarchaeota archaeon genome encodes these proteins:
- a CDS encoding LuxR C-terminal-related transcriptional regulator, which yields MALTERERKILRLNSEGLSDYQIAKKLKIETPNVYRARKTALKKLETAKADLQFIDSLKSKHIIPKS from the coding sequence ATGGCATTGACAGAGCGTGAGCGGAAGATTTTGCGGTTAAATTCAGAGGGCTTAAGTGATTATCAAATTGCCAAGAAGTTGAAAATAGAGACACCAAACGTTTACCGTGCCCGAAAGACGGCTCTCAAGAAACTTGAGACTGCAAAGGCTGATTTACAATTTATCGACAGCCTGAAATCCAAACATATTATCCCTAAAAGCTAA